TTGTGATTTACAATGCTTATTTGACTGACCTACAATTTGAATTGGTTTTTGCATCAGGCAATACGTTATTTAATTGAACTTCGCATTGGCCGACATCAAAGTGAATCTGTTTTAAtatgtttcaatattttttcggtTACTgggtacgtacatacatacgagAACACGAAAAATGCcaatttatattaatatagATCCACGAGTATGAGAAATAATGAACTAGATCACGTGACTACGACTTcatatagaaaattttttatccaaagGTAGTGAACACCTTGACTCTTGAATATACCAACGGCCTTGATGAAACCATTTCATCTCAGCATTTCCGCCAGAAACAGCGTATTTTTCGATACCGTTGATACATTTACATTCATTACTATTTACTGCCttaaatttccaaattatcAATTGAAACTGAGATAATTACTGTATGGTCACCAAGATAAGAAATAATAGGTAtagtatataattttaaaacttggATATTGTTTTCACAAAGTAATATAGACACAATAAAGTGATAGTCtgattaaatttgttttttgaaatttggccAGAGGGATCCATATACAAGGACGACAACAGTTTAAATTCTCCTATATCTTAGAATGGCTTTATGTTGTAAAAAgggagaaattaaaattatttaatgataaaaaaatttgaggtaCTGAGTTTAAAAgatcaatgaaaaaaaccactttaaaatgatcaaaaacTATGCGAATACGAGTACATCGGGATCTTCCGATTAATAgcacgatcaaaaaaaaaaaaaaccttgtcCATAGTGCGGTTACGGTATGGTACTATTGGTTTCTTATATTCATTCATTGAAATTGTGGGATTCACGTAAGTTGTATAAATGACAATAATAtttacgaaaagaaattttagaTTCTATTGTCATTTTGACTTGGCTTTTTTGGCTGGTTCAAATGCTGTTACTGCGTCTCATCTAGGTGGTGAGAGTGTAAATTGAACATGAATGAACCCACAGAGTAAAAGGAAAGAATAATCTTCCAAGGAGTCTCAATTTAACTGCCTCGACTATCATAAGAGGTAACACAAGGATTATTACATTTATTAACACACTTGTTAATTGTATaagaacgaaaaatatttgcatacCAATATATCgttcataaaaaataaatacccCAGCATGTCTGACCGCCAGAAGTTATACCGCTGTAGGCGTGTTTTACCCAGGTACCATATCTGTCGAACTGTCGACTATCATTTGACTAATTACAGCCGTGATAATTTCAACAAGTGAAAAGTTTGACTTAGAGATGGCAAAAAGTCGGCAGAATGGTGATTGAGATGTGATAAGTACTGTCAATTAGCCAAAAGTCAAAGCTGTATCATCCATATGAATGTTCTCAAAAACGTCTAGATCAAGACGATgccaaaacaaaaattagatATCGTATGGAATTCATCATATCGAGTGTCCATTACAAAAAACTTGgtaaatatcgaaatttcaaagattcctttgaggatattttttattgcgtCAGGTCAGTTTACAGTCGAGTTTCACACTATTGATTGTAAATTAACTACCTCGTGAACATGTATGAACGTATGGTTGGCATGTAGTGAACTATTGACTTCAAACACGTTCTCATAATCAGTCTTCATCTTTTGCTGACAATAAGTCAAATATGATTCGTTACGTGGGTAGCAAATAATGATCTCCCGTTGTCATAATGCTCCGATATACGTCAACAAATCAGGATCTGCTCCTACTGTGTCTGAAGTTAAGTAAACCGCAATACTTCATTATCAAACATCTTGAAAACTTGACTTCTACAAAGttactaaatttcaaaatagtgATTGTTCTCTCAATGTTTCGTGATTTTGTTTTGTCATTTATCTATTCTAAACTGTGTCTACATTGTGCTTATTTGTTTTTGCTATACATTACTCAATTTCCTTGATTTAGCAAAAGACTGGTATATTACTACGCTGTTATTTTAACGTGACaaatattaattacattaCTGATTAAATCCAACTCAGCATGTGGTAAAAGAGTAAATTTATACCATGATTGCAGACTATTATTCAGAATGCAgctgtatcttttttttttactgctcTCAGACTTTCTCACGCTATTTATCGACAAATTACATGGTTCATCCATGAAaagctgtatttttttctaagaAGCGCGGAGAATATAAAAATGGCCTGTATGCAATATTGGATCTGGTAAGAGGTAGGccgattttttctatttttacgGTAATCCATgccaataataaaataaaaaccttTTATCAACTCATAATAAGATCACATTTTCGTTGGAATTTTTCTTTGTGCTGTACCTCTAAGGTGTGTGCTGATCTTTTAAATCCACGCGTATTTCTTATACCCTTTTATCAAACCCGCGCGCCAACATAATTCTTTACTGTTCCGAGCAACCCTTTTGGTTCTCAGCACAAGTGCGAAAGGTTCGCGCTCTTGCTCATTCGTGTAATCCGTGGCTATAATACGGAAAGACTTGGCTTGTAGGAGTCGGACCCATGAACCTGTTACGTTATCAGTGCTATTCTGGTAGTTATTGTGAAAACTACgatcttttccttcttttctaGCTGCAAACAAAGCCGAACAGTCTACGTCGATCGTTTTCCTTGTATCTAGACTCCGTGTCCACGGTTGTTGCGTTCCGAAAAACGGACCCTGCGCAATGCGATTCCATCTTACGTCCTCGTTGCTCGGAGAATTTGTGCGACGCTTTGTCTCTCTTTAACACTGTCGCATTTCCCAACTTTAACTctgcaatgaaatttgaaacatgaCTTGGCTCATATCGATGTCTGACTCGCATGTCGTGCGACTTCAgggttatatattttttgcagAAATTTGCTCTTGAttattgtatttataataGTTAGGGTACAAAAAGAAGCTCGTCAAAATGGTGAGATCTTTTCTGTTGTATGAAACACCTAAATCACGTAActaagtaataaaaatacgaaTGCTTTACTGTACAATGAGGTTATGtttatacaaataaaaattagacaTTCAACTTTCAGTTTGGGTTTAACATGTTTCCCGACATACCGAGGCATTTTAATACCCAATACAAATGTTTTTCCGTCTCGATGATCCCTGGGACCGAGCGGCAAGATGTGGAACGCGGCGGAAAAAGTAAGCTGACGATTGCCAGTGTTCTTTGTATCGCTGTCATAATTGACATTTGTTATATTTTGGCTTCTATTCTTTTCAGTCATCATGCCTCCTTCGGCACTTGACCAATTGACGAGACTCAATATCGTTTATCCAATGCTTTTCAAACTAACTAACAAAAAATCCAATCGAATTACACACTGCGGTGTTTTGGAGTTTGTCGCAGATGAGGGGAAAGTGTATTTGCCATATTGGGTATGTATtgaagttataaaaattaaattttactgGAGTTTATACAAATGAGCAAGCAAAATCGCACAGTCTTGCTTGAAAACACGAGGTGCATCAAGTTTTGCTCGTTGACTTGCTAAGTCAATGTATCGTTCACAATTGATGCCATCTAgattctaaaaaatttgtcaattctCGAGTCGAAAAAACTTTATATCCAGTTTCTTAATCCTCAAGCTGTTCGTCTCAGATCCAggttaaaaatttatgcaaacAAGTACAAATCACTCTCTTTAAACTGTGTGATTGCATTTAATAATGTGGCGTTTGGGGGAAATATATTCATGCCATTCAGTCACACAAGTTCAAATCTGTTCAGACTGCTATAGTTTCATTTACGTATAGTAAGACGAGAGATTAAATATGTGCCTATATTCAAAGTTCTGAAGGACTTTTCAGTAATATTGAGCTGggtatatttaatttatttttattaaggAGCTGACCATATTTTTATGATTTGTAGATGATGCACAACCTTTTATTGGAAGAGggtgaaatattgaatattgaaaGCGTAATGCTTCCAGTCGCTACATTTTCGAGATTCCAACCGCAGTCTGAAGACTTTTTAGACATTACGAATCCTGGAGCAGTCTTAGAAAATGGTCTGAGAAGTTTTGCCTGTCTTACGACTGGGGATATTATTGCAATAAAGTATAATCAAAGGATATATGAAATGTGTGTATTGGAGACAAGGCCTGGCCCAGCAGTCAGTATTATCGAATGCGATATGAATGTTGAATTCGCGCCACCGGTCGGTTACAAAGAGCCAGAAAGAGTGATAAAACCCCAAGAAGAAACAATAGACCCCGTCGATATGATGCCCGCTCCGCTAGGATTCGTTGCCTTTAAAGGACAGGGCAATAGATTGGATGGAAAGAAACGTAAAGATTCTTCGCTGCCTGAACTAAGCTCTGGCAAACCAATATACGTCAGGGGAATACCGGATTATGATTATAAAATCGGAACGCTGAAATTTTTACGGACTACAAAGCCGGTTAATAATAAAGAGGTGGGAATTGCTTTATCATTCattgtattttgtaaaaaaattacttcaatGTATAGGAATGAAAGTAAAACTAAAGTATTTTTGCAGAGTAAAGACGTAGACGAATTCAAGGCGTTCACTGGTGAAGGTTTTTCTTTGCGAAAATCGAGAAAATAGCGTGTGATAATAAAGAGTGAGgaaaggaaaaatgaaattatgactgtgaaatttatttatctatatactcctattaatttttgaagaaactGTTTATAGATAAAGTACCGTTTCTATAACTTTTACTACATCTGTAACTTGTATATAGTTTCGGACATAGTACAGAAAgcatgtgtattataattggGTTTGCCagaagaaaacaattttcgaatttccacTCATTACGTCCATTAAATCCGATTTACACCATTGAGTCCATGtttaatatgtttaatttcttaataaaaattatcagaagTAGCTTAAAGAAGCACCGTGAACCGAAACGTGTCGTGAATTTGCGCCATTCTATTTACGTCACTGTTCAGTTTTCCAGTAATTTTCCAGcataataacaaaattttccgGGAACCCAGCTGAATCAGCTATGATCGAATCGTGCTATACTAGgtaatattagatttaatTGGCTTTAATTAATCGatgtatttttaatatcaatcAACTCCCAATTGAAAACCGGTAAAGTCAGTCTAAGATAATCGGAATctataactttttttcagctctaattatttcaatccaTTAATTAAGAAAGGTGTACAAACAtacgaaatttatacattttacgaATCATCGGTGGTATGAAATGCCCATAATACTAGAGTAAAAAGCTATGGAGCTTTCATTTGGAGTGATTTGAAACAGATTTCAAGTGAGCACGTAATGTTTGTGTAAGAATACAAGTTTTTATTTAGTGTAAAAATGTTGTCATTCGTCAaatgagagaaattgaaaCTGAAGGGTTATGacagaattaaaattttttccacgtatGTAAGGTAGTTGTGTAAGGTTCTctcaaatatttaaaaaatcagcCTGTTCCAAAAATACACGCTGATTGGACGAACGTGCAACGCGAAAAATTGTACGTACCTACAATTTCTTTGTTAGATATCTGTAAATAGATCTAGACTTATGAAGttcataaaattaatataacgATGCACTTTCAAATGCAATCCTTATTTCGTAACTTGAGGTTTATCTGAAATTTGGGAAACTGCGATGAAATGAAACGTACTCGTCTTTTATAAACTCAACTCTTCCAAAGTCACGCTAACGTtgcaaaatagtgatttttctttctcaataTTTCATTGCATTAATCTTCACCTTCAGGAAGAACTGATTTCGAGTTGGCGGTTCGATATTTTCCAAACGAAAGACCGAAGAAGGGAAACTATAACAACCTAAAGTCAGTTTAGATCAGAATTTGTCCTATTTCATTTTCggaatcaaattttatagatttttgtgtTGGAAATGATAAAACTTTGATGCTTTTGATCCGGTTCAGATATGTTTGTTTACTGTCATTGACGCAAACAATGTTGTTGAAGATTTTGTAAACTATTTTTCCTcgtttcctaatttttcattcaaactgCGAGTCGCGATTCATCCGTAAAATTGCCAAATGCACTCATGGAAATCCATACCGAAAGTCCGCGGGTGCAGTGGATCTCCATAAACGATCTTATCGGAACTTGAAAAGCATTCCAAAAGCATCCCTGAGGATTCTAGCCTCAGAGatgtttttggaaattttcgaacGCGCGATTTCTAATTTGTCCCGGTAGTGGCACAGATAATACTCCTAGTTGATCTGACTTTAATTCGGCTGAGCTCTTCGTCGAATAAGACTTTTATCTCTGGACTGATTGGTGGTAAATCCCTCAATTAGAGGCCATCTGCTGGGATACCGGATAGAGAGACGTCTATCAGACGGTCTCGAGACAGGAGACCATTGAGATGATTACGAGGAACCAGAATGCAGCTAGGATTACACCGGCTCCAGGCGAAACTCAAGAGCTCGTACCCTGCAAACTCCGAATTTGCCATCCATGCAGGAATCGTTAGCTCTTCTGTCTGGTCCTTCTAGTTGTCCAACTTTTGATAACGCTATGTCTAGTGCCAACATAACTGCACAACTGATTATTAGTTCTCCAGTTCTACCGTGCTCTTACCTGTATAATTTACAACTGGAAGCGGGAACATCTCTCTGAATATTCTACAATTCGGTGGGTGGTTAGCATCATTTCGCGAGTTTATCCGCCTAGATTAATCTTTCGTATTCCTGCGATATTGACCGGCTTGTGTTCGTTTGTAACAAGAGGATTCAGCGTTTAGAATTCAAAGCTAGCGATAAgtcacaaaattttcatttcacgtgTGTATCATCTTTTTCAACGATTGACGCGGGCTCAAGTCTGAAGCTTTGAGATGATATCGAACCTTTTCTTGTTTCAAAGATTCAATATCATTTCATCACAAGggtaaattttcgcaaattgCTATGATTTTTATTGATAGTCATAAATATTGGAAATTCAAAGACTTTCGGAAAAATTGCCGATCGACaacgaaattttctttacaacACGGGGAAGTTGAACAAATTTAGTTTGGGATATTTCATAaatacctttgaacgaatccATGAAATGGTAATATAATATGAGTCGTGCGGAATGAGTTTGTTTCGAACCTCATTTTGTCAGCAACTCAACCAATGTTGATCGCACGAGCCACGTGCAATAGCGATGAAAGTACACGCGAATCAaacagtataaaaatatagtaGTTAAAACCGGTTTCGTTTGTATTGAAAGTAAGGTAAATTATATGAGTCAATTTTAGTCCctcttttcaattaaaaagTAAAACGTTTCTTCCTTATctaaacagtaaaaaaaaaaaaaaaaattgcgcgtGGTGAATATGACCTCCAAACTACTGCGTTTTTGTACACAGGAGGAAAAGAATTTGCTGAATTTACCAATAGCGAAAGAACTCTTTTCGGTTCTGATTCGAAGAAACGTTATTTGGCTTTACGAAAAAGTGGGTAAACAACAATTCGTGTTATCAAATGAAaccaaatttatttgaattaaaaaaacaattcttccGTAGTATTTGTTTGCCATATTTAGTAAATTGAACACATTTTTTTGTGTGTACGAGTTAACTGAATTTCGGTACTAACTCTCGTGAAAGCTTTCGGAACGTTGATTATCAGTAGCGTATAGTTTTCCGTTGTAATTTTATTCGGTTTTATTgtacgcattttttttttaccggacCACGGCAGCTGACTTTGCAATATATCTCTCGTAATGCTTATGCAAAGCGAGCCTCAACTTTCAACATTACCCAACGCTTAGTTTAGTTTCAACGTTTAACATTTCGAGTACATAATTAGGTTACGAACTGAAAGCTCACTCTTCTGCGTCACAATCCTCACACTCTACGTAATGTACCCTTAGAGTCTAGGATGGGCAGGTAGTTTCGgaattgttcaaaatttcattaggCAAAGCTGCCGCTCTATTTAGACCCGTTgcgtgacaaaaaaaaaagaggagtAAAACTGACGTGTTCAGAGTTCAGACTTCAATTCGGTCGAGGCACGAGGTGTGCACCTACAGCGGCAATACCCATCGCAAAAAATCACCACAGTTATCCatcaattataattacacGTAGTTGCAAAGTTACATGTACGGTCTGCAAAAGCTGACGTGCCAGACTTTTTCTCGCGGTTAAGATTACTTTCCATTCACGTGGCAAAAGTCCGATCCAGACACCTGAAACGGATACCTGTCGTTTTTAGTTATTAATTCTAAAGACCGATATTTCCAAGTCCGTCACTCCAATGCACcgtcattttgaaatttcaatactTTGTCCAGATACTGACTTACGAGAGGGGCCAATTCTGCTGGAGCTATGCCAAGTGACGCCAACCGTTATAGGTATGATCCTTGATCCTCGAGCTGAAAACCGGCAGCGTTGGAGAGCCGCTTACCCAGCTATTAGACGACCAATTTGCATATTCTATCGTCCTGCAAGCGTTAGTAGTTCTGTTATTGGTGTAACTTCACCCTTCAAAATGCCTCTGTAATATTACGCCCACGCTGTTCGTAGAACTTCTAGATTGTCAGCGTAGGAAGGTGTCGTAATATACATTACCCAAACACATGCCTTTGGCATCTATATATTCGATTAACTTATACTATGATTAGTTAACCAATTGGAATATCTCTTCTTTGGCTGTACAAGTTTGCACCCTAATTTTCCGTTCCCTCATCGATTCGATTACCTATATTCGCAcaaaactgattgtgagtagaGTAACTTCGGTAGGTATTAGATACgaatgtgtgaaaaaaatattttgaaaattgtatcacGTAAATATTctgagaaatttgtttttctgttttcttagTACTACTAGatttaatttccaatttctgtGTTAATTATATGGACTAATGGTAGTgttgatatttaaatattcatttaccTTCGCCAGTAGTTGTTTATGGTGATTTTAAGCATATTTAGAGTTACGTAAGTACAAGAGAAAAAGATTGAAGAGGGATTTTgaagaaagtagaaaaaatataagtCGTTTTGATTTATCCAATCTCTTAAGTCTTGTCTAAAACTAATGCTGTTCATTTTATaccaaaaaattcagttttatattcattacatattttttttcataaaaattgttcaacaaTCTGTAAATATGCGTAGCttgcataaaaataattcttgatGTGCAGTAAAAAAACTAGggctatatttttattcaacgttcCTAAATATCTAAAAAAGCAGCATTATTACTTGAgcgggaaattaaaaatgactaGCTTCATTCGGATGCTTAGTGTAGCTGGTTTTTGCGCTCGCTTACTCGTTGGCAATGTTTTACCAGATGATACGAGATTTATCAGATACCTCACACCCTCACCGCTTGAGGATTGTTTAATGGGTAATAAATGTTAATCAATACATTATCACAACATATGTGCAAATACACAATTGTGCTTATGCGCTCACTACGATCATTAACTGA
The Neodiprion lecontei isolate iyNeoLeco1 chromosome 3, iyNeoLeco1.1, whole genome shotgun sequence DNA segment above includes these coding regions:
- the LOC107224014 gene encoding ubiquitin recognition factor in ER-associated degradation protein 1, yielding MFGFNMFPDIPRHFNTQYKCFSVSMIPGTERQDVERGGKIIMPPSALDQLTRLNIVYPMLFKLTNKKSNRITHCGVLEFVADEGKVYLPYWMMHNLLLEEGEILNIESVMLPVATFSRFQPQSEDFLDITNPGAVLENGLRSFACLTTGDIIAIKYNQRIYEMCVLETRPGPAVSIIECDMNVEFAPPVGYKEPERVIKPQEETIDPVDMMPAPLGFVAFKGQGNRLDGKKRKDSSLPELSSGKPIYVRGIPDYDYKIGTLKFLRTTKPVNNKESKDVDEFKAFTGEGFSLRKSRK